A single genomic interval of Daucus carota subsp. sativus chromosome 1, DH1 v3.0, whole genome shotgun sequence harbors:
- the LOC108208098 gene encoding probable protein phosphatase 2C 2 yields the protein MIVDKKNKEMVPEAAATTTADVSVQYTTSVSIEFSQSVFGCSTSIQATSLISTASKYAPKIRSGSHTDIGPRSSNEDEHISIDDLSALLGTDCRWPQPSSFYAVFDGHGGSDASSYVKNNAIKLFLEDADLPELSDNDDKFLEDMKISHQKAFLLADQALANECSVRDSCGTTALTAVVLGRHLQVANAGDSRAVLCRKGVAVPISQDHRPSYLPEQKRIEDLGGYIEYGYLNGELSVTRALGDWYMKLPSGDLSPLTAEPDVQHVLLTEDDEFLIMGCDGIWDVMSNQEAVSLVRRQLRQNDDPQKCAVALVDQALRLDAFDNLTAIVVCFSAPTDLRDTVCSERPKLRCCSLSEESLSKLRSLLQGN from the coding sequence GTTTTTGGGTGTTCAACTAGTATTCAAGCGACTTCCCTTATATCTACTGCCTCAAAATATGCTCCGAAAATTCGTTCTGGCAGTCACACGGATATAGGTCCTCGCAGCTCCAATGAGGATGAGCACATTAGTATTGATGATTTGTCTGCTTTGTTAGGCACCGATTGTAGGTGGCCGCAGCCTAGTTCCTTCTATGCTGTTTTTGATGGTCACGGAGGCTCTGATGCATCATCTTATGTCAAGAATAATGCTATTAAACTATTCTTGGAAGATGCTGATTTGCCCGAATTATCTGATAATGACGATAAATTTTTAGAAGACATGAAGATTTCTCATCAGAAAGCATTTTTGTTGGCTGACCAAGCATTGGCTAATGAATGTAGCGTCCGTGACTCTTGTGGAACCACTGCCCTGACTGCTGTAGTCCTAGGAAGGCATCTACAAGTAGCAAACGCTGGCGACTCGCGTGCAGTTCTTTGCAGGAAAGGGGTTGCTGTTCCAATCTCACAAGATCATAGGCCAAGTTATCTACCAGAACAAAAAAGGATCGAGGATTTGGGTGGCTACATTGAGTATGGATACCTTAATGGTGAATTATCTGTGACAAGAGCCCTTGGTGACTGGTACATGAAATTGCCCTCTGGGGACCTGTCACCGCTCACGGCAGAGCCAGatgttcaacatgttctttTGACAGAGGATGACGAATTTTTGATCATGGGCTGTGATGGAATTTGGGATGTAATGTCAAATCAAGAAGCTGTCAGTCTTGTTCGACGCCAGCTTAGACAAAATGACGATCCGCAGAAGTGTGCCGTGGCTCTTGTAGATCAAGCTTTGAGGCTGGATGCATTTGATAATCTCACTGCAATCGTAGTGTGCTTCTCTGCCCCTACTGATCTCAGAGATACTGTCTGTTCTGAGCGACCCAAGTTGAGGTGCTGCAGCCTATCTGAGGAGTCGCTGAGTAAGTTAAGGAGTCTTCTACAAGGGAACTGA